From Pseudomonadota bacterium, a single genomic window includes:
- a CDS encoding protein kinase encodes MQIGVGSDFAGYSIVRHIGGGGMAQIYLAKTRGLAGFEKYLALKVMNAEYANEDRFIRMLINEAKIAVGLSHVNIAQIFDLGVFDGVYYIAMEYVDGVDVLELVNGLHSRGQRVPLEAVAHIGRQICSGLYYAHTRKNRQGKPLNIVHRDVSPQNVLVSRAGEVKVVDFGIAKAVGLTSKTQAGVIKGKVNYMAPEQVLSRPADARSDIFAVGIVLWEMLTSQMVYAADDINDLAAKVRKAEIEPPSSVRKDIPPVLDQIVMRALQRKASDRYPSAHELQIELTKYLSSTAPDYGGSHLAKLVEQVAPHESAVEATGELSHLLSQEDRLHDRHSLIYQPDGHAQLVLLAGAEEEVHPLHDELTLGRAGDLALADARVSRRHARVRFNGSCYLLEDLGSANGTFLNGERIKSATPLKPGDRVRIGNTELIFRAQTATPNEIVSAAATPLLPALPQRISLRDGRGEVLEQPLEDGLELGYRLQIGPLHWNGTHLRVLQRNDGWWVDAGTARGPVKINGVAATLPALVAVGDQIEVNGVTLAVVG; translated from the coding sequence ATGCAGATCGGCGTCGGCTCTGATTTTGCCGGCTACAGCATCGTTCGGCACATCGGCGGCGGCGGCATGGCGCAGATCTATCTGGCCAAGACCCGCGGCCTCGCCGGCTTCGAAAAGTACCTCGCGTTGAAGGTGATGAACGCCGAATACGCCAATGAGGACCGCTTCATCCGGATGCTGATCAACGAGGCCAAGATCGCCGTTGGCCTCTCGCACGTGAACATCGCCCAGATCTTCGACCTCGGCGTCTTCGACGGCGTTTACTACATCGCCATGGAATACGTCGATGGTGTCGACGTGCTCGAGCTGGTCAACGGCCTGCACTCGCGCGGTCAGCGCGTCCCGCTGGAGGCCGTCGCCCACATCGGGCGCCAGATCTGCAGCGGCCTCTACTACGCCCACACGCGCAAGAACCGCCAGGGGAAGCCACTCAACATCGTCCATCGCGACGTCAGCCCGCAGAACGTCCTGGTTTCCCGCGCCGGCGAGGTGAAGGTCGTCGACTTCGGCATCGCGAAGGCCGTCGGCCTGACCAGCAAGACCCAGGCTGGCGTGATCAAGGGCAAGGTCAACTACATGGCTCCGGAGCAGGTCCTCAGCCGCCCGGCCGACGCGCGCAGCGACATCTTCGCCGTCGGCATCGTGCTCTGGGAGATGCTGACGAGCCAGATGGTCTACGCTGCCGATGACATCAACGATCTGGCGGCCAAGGTGCGCAAGGCGGAGATCGAGCCGCCATCCTCGGTGCGCAAGGACATCCCGCCGGTCCTCGACCAGATCGTCATGCGCGCGCTGCAGCGCAAGGCCAGCGATCGCTATCCGAGCGCGCACGAGCTGCAGATCGAGCTGACCAAGTACCTCTCCTCCACCGCGCCGGACTACGGCGGGTCACACCTGGCAAAGCTGGTCGAGCAGGTCGCGCCGCACGAGAGCGCGGTGGAGGCGACCGGCGAGCTCTCGCACCTGCTTTCGCAGGAGGACCGGCTGCACGACCGGCATAGCCTGATCTATCAGCCGGACGGTCATGCACAGCTGGTGCTCCTAGCCGGCGCCGAGGAGGAAGTTCATCCGCTCCACGACGAGCTGACGCTCGGACGCGCCGGCGATCTCGCGCTCGCCGATGCGCGCGTTTCCCGCCGGCATGCCCGGGTGCGTTTCAATGGGAGCTGCTACCTGCTCGAGGATCTGGGCAGCGCCAACGGGACCTTCCTCAACGGCGAGCGCATCAAATCCGCGACGCCGCTCAAGCCTGGCGACCGCGTGCGGATCGGCAACACCGAGTTGATCTTTCGCGCGCAGACAGCCACACCGAACGAGATCGTCAGCGCAGCAGCGACGCCGCTGCTGCCGGCGCTGCCGCAGCGGATCAGCCTCCGCGACGGGCGCGGCGAGGTGCTCGAGCAGCCACTCGAGGACGGCCTCGAGCTCGGATACCGGCTGCAAATCGGACCTCTGCACTGGAATGGGACGCACCTGCGAGTGCTGCAGCGAAACGACGGCTGGTGGGTCGACGCGGGCACTGCGCGGGGGCCGGTGAAGATTAACGGGGTGGCGGCCACGCTACCAGCCCTCGTCGCGGTCGGTGATCAGATCGAGGTCAACGGCGTCACCCTGGCCGTCGTCGGATAG
- a CDS encoding translocation/assembly module TamB, producing the protein MTRRQGALRRTARLGALGLGCVLLVSVLLLLAALGYARSSSGRARLRSLLVELVRQRLPGFQLGALGGDYLGSLVLQDVTVNDRLGGAAIQIGAVRLRYDLGGLLRRRLRIEQLVVERPCVLLRAFQQGGSNLAQLALPPSAATGAKVPKSTELSRWTVELSELQVTDGSFVDQRAAKGASLRGLSGRAAARLDRGAVELTLHQLRAVLRLAGQEQLTIALQGAARLSSWRRVDARLRLRIAGLPAGPTQMQVVLAGPLQHLQLHAHAELGRAGALRLQGWLEPLSAQLRYQFGLSLDHFRPAALVAALPETRLELRLEGRGQGLPLQPASELAVHLELAAGEVAGLTLQRSTLIGRLAASRWAIDRLDLRARGVRLQASAKGTLDQLEATLSVAVPELARVRLIQLQSLKLAGPLQLAATLSGRFGDALSLRLNGSSQGLRVAGARLGRLEFAGALRGLPGNPRGRLTVTALAARSASPPARVDYLRVTLKGGRREGEAAFVARGLLGGAAQGRASWRDHGPQRARLEATLQALRPAGLPRLSGRIVAVAEGRSLRAHARLQLTDTQTRLALEANLPLTYAPGALLPVFAAQRPASVELTVAGFALESLPRLGLGAAGLGGTLALSARLAGELSSPRLSADLELKDARLAGLKGVNVHAVLALDDRLRLRADATQGASRLLQLEGRLALTAAEALGVGADPLGRLGRAPLQLRIESGSVRLEQLTMLLPSFAPLASGRLRGRAHLGLRAGGQLFDPHVELELLLDAARLDRQRLGDLRLRAQLGSAEPAASTRATLRFARDGQVLLRGRAALKRGVEELLRFPKRIGEAALTGTLELPQTPLRGLAQQDGWLSQLEGGVLTGRASVAGTVAQPSFTAALRLHDLRVAGGPVGTLELRAEGARRGVSGQLTLRQPHGGSLASRGQVALTPPEPTIDTTLRGTNLDLGFLAAFLTEVQRTEGRLTIEGSARGPLTRPRVRARVQLSDGRLRARGLPELKGIALRASLDPQRARLERLVIHSGAGRLVATGSARSAAFLPRDFELSAKAQRFRLGVAPIADAVFDGDLQVSGRLQDMTLVSQVTVDKGVLTLPKLSSPRRLHPTSTLADVVFVDADARAARVRRQRRKALGEVTQRALDLTTRADSLMVRGEDLDVELTVALRVKAGPGAAPRIVGSAGIRRGQVTVLGNAYQVEHAVARFSGREPIDPSLDVRLRREFAEGTVSIVLRGTLAQHELILSSEPPSYDQSQLLSLILTGRLDPRAGESGGDKALALASAVAQAVFGLLAKQVAGKVGIDVTRVGVSQTQDEKKSEARLRAEAEIGKYLTRRLYVAYRRVFGAAETENANEALGEYRISARWLLMALFGDRGVGNLDLAWTYRY; encoded by the coding sequence ATGACGCGGCGTCAGGGCGCGCTGCGGCGCACCGCGCGGCTTGGTGCTCTTGGGCTGGGCTGCGTCCTGCTCGTGAGCGTGCTGCTGCTGCTGGCCGCTCTTGGCTATGCCCGCTCGTCGAGCGGCAGGGCGCGGCTGCGCTCGCTGCTCGTCGAGCTCGTGCGCCAGCGCCTCCCCGGGTTTCAGCTCGGCGCGCTCGGCGGCGACTACCTCGGCTCCCTTGTGCTGCAAGACGTCACGGTGAACGACCGCCTCGGCGGTGCGGCGATTCAGATCGGCGCCGTGCGGCTGCGCTACGATCTCGGCGGTCTGCTGCGACGCCGCCTGCGTATCGAGCAGCTCGTCGTCGAACGACCGTGCGTGCTCCTGCGAGCCTTCCAGCAGGGTGGCTCGAATCTGGCCCAGCTGGCCCTGCCCCCGTCGGCCGCCACAGGGGCGAAGGTGCCGAAGTCCACGGAGCTGTCACGATGGACCGTCGAGCTGAGCGAGCTGCAGGTGACCGATGGCAGCTTCGTGGACCAGCGCGCGGCGAAGGGCGCGAGCCTCCGCGGGCTGAGCGGTCGAGCCGCCGCCCGGCTCGACCGCGGGGCAGTCGAGCTGACCCTCCATCAGCTGCGCGCAGTCCTGCGGCTCGCGGGGCAAGAGCAGCTCACTATCGCGCTGCAAGGCGCCGCGCGCCTCAGCTCGTGGCGGCGCGTCGATGCCCGCCTGCGCCTGCGGATCGCCGGCCTGCCGGCAGGTCCGACACAAATGCAGGTCGTCCTTGCCGGTCCCCTGCAGCATCTCCAACTCCACGCCCACGCCGAGCTGGGGCGCGCCGGCGCGCTGCGCCTCCAGGGCTGGCTTGAGCCGCTATCCGCGCAGCTGCGCTATCAGTTCGGGCTCTCTCTCGATCACTTCCGGCCCGCTGCCCTCGTAGCCGCACTACCCGAGACGCGACTTGAGCTGCGCCTGGAGGGACGGGGCCAGGGCCTTCCCCTGCAGCCGGCTAGCGAGCTGGCGGTGCACCTCGAGCTGGCAGCGGGTGAGGTCGCGGGGCTCACGCTTCAGCGTTCCACGCTGATCGGCCGCCTCGCCGCCTCGCGCTGGGCGATCGACCGCCTCGACCTGCGAGCTCGAGGCGTACGGCTTCAAGCGTCGGCGAAGGGGACGCTCGATCAGCTCGAGGCCACGCTCAGCGTCGCCGTACCGGAGCTGGCGCGCGTCAGGCTGATCCAGCTGCAGAGCCTGAAGCTCGCGGGGCCGCTGCAGCTCGCCGCTACCCTTTCAGGGCGCTTCGGCGATGCTCTCAGCCTACGGCTCAACGGGTCGTCGCAGGGGCTGCGCGTTGCGGGCGCGCGGCTCGGACGACTCGAGTTCGCGGGAGCGCTCCGCGGGCTGCCCGGCAACCCGCGCGGAAGGCTCACCGTTACGGCCCTGGCGGCCCGCTCGGCAAGCCCGCCTGCGCGGGTCGATTACTTGCGCGTCACGTTGAAAGGCGGGAGGCGCGAAGGAGAGGCTGCCTTTGTCGCCCGCGGTCTGCTGGGCGGCGCGGCCCAGGGCCGGGCCTCGTGGCGAGATCATGGACCGCAACGGGCTCGCCTCGAAGCCACCCTGCAAGCCCTTCGACCAGCGGGGCTGCCCCGCCTCAGCGGTCGTATCGTCGCCGTGGCCGAGGGCCGCTCGTTGCGCGCACACGCCAGGCTGCAGCTGACGGACACCCAAACCCGGCTGGCGCTGGAGGCCAACCTGCCCCTGACCTATGCTCCGGGGGCGTTGCTGCCGGTGTTCGCCGCGCAGCGACCTGCCAGCGTCGAGTTGACGGTGGCAGGGTTCGCGCTTGAGAGCCTGCCACGCCTCGGGCTGGGCGCGGCCGGGCTCGGCGGCACGCTCGCGCTGAGCGCGCGACTGGCGGGCGAGCTGAGCAGCCCGCGCCTGAGCGCCGACCTCGAGCTGAAGGACGCTCGGCTCGCGGGCCTCAAGGGCGTGAACGTTCACGCCGTGCTTGCGCTCGACGATCGCCTCCGTCTGAGGGCCGACGCGACGCAGGGCGCCTCGCGCCTGCTGCAGCTCGAGGGGCGCTTGGCGCTGACCGCGGCCGAGGCGCTGGGGGTCGGCGCCGACCCCCTCGGCCGCCTGGGCCGCGCCCCGCTGCAGCTTCGAATCGAGAGCGGCAGCGTGAGGCTCGAGCAGCTCACCATGCTCCTGCCCTCCTTCGCCCCTTTGGCCTCGGGGCGTCTGCGGGGGCGTGCTCACCTCGGGCTGCGCGCCGGCGGACAGCTCTTCGATCCCCACGTGGAGCTCGAGCTGCTGCTCGACGCCGCGCGCCTCGACCGGCAGCGCTTGGGCGACCTTCGCCTGAGAGCCCAGCTCGGCAGCGCAGAGCCCGCCGCCTCCACCCGGGCAACGCTGCGCTTCGCGCGCGACGGGCAGGTACTCCTTCGCGGGCGCGCTGCGCTCAAGCGCGGTGTCGAGGAGCTGCTGCGTTTCCCAAAGCGCATCGGCGAGGCAGCCCTCACAGGCACGCTCGAGCTGCCGCAGACCCCCTTGCGGGGTCTTGCGCAGCAGGACGGGTGGCTCTCCCAGCTCGAGGGAGGCGTCCTCACCGGCCGCGCCTCGGTCGCTGGAACGGTGGCCCAACCCAGCTTCACGGCCGCCCTTCGGCTCCATGATCTCCGCGTCGCGGGCGGCCCGGTCGGAACCCTCGAGCTGCGGGCTGAGGGGGCCAGGCGGGGCGTCAGTGGGCAGCTCACCCTGCGGCAGCCGCACGGTGGCTCGCTGGCTTCCCGAGGGCAGGTCGCGCTGACGCCACCCGAGCCGACGATCGACACGACGCTGCGTGGAACCAACCTCGACCTCGGCTTTCTCGCCGCCTTCCTCACGGAGGTGCAGCGCACCGAAGGCCGCCTGACGATCGAGGGCAGCGCGCGCGGGCCGCTAACCCGCCCCAGAGTCAGGGCGCGCGTGCAGCTCAGCGACGGTCGCCTGCGGGCGCGAGGGCTCCCCGAGCTGAAGGGGATAGCGCTGCGCGCCTCCCTCGATCCTCAGCGCGCTCGGCTCGAACGTCTCGTCATCCACAGCGGCGCGGGGCGCCTGGTGGCCACCGGATCCGCGCGTTCGGCGGCGTTTCTGCCGCGAGACTTCGAGCTCAGCGCCAAAGCCCAGCGCTTTCGCTTGGGCGTCGCGCCCATTGCCGACGCCGTCTTCGACGGCGACCTCCAGGTCTCCGGTCGCCTGCAGGACATGACGCTCGTCAGCCAGGTGACGGTCGACAAGGGGGTCTTGACGCTGCCGAAGCTCTCGTCGCCTCGCCGCCTGCATCCGACGAGCACGCTGGCTGACGTGGTCTTCGTCGATGCGGACGCGCGCGCCGCGCGCGTCCGCAGGCAGCGCCGCAAGGCCCTTGGCGAGGTGACGCAACGAGCGCTGGACCTGACCACGCGGGCTGATTCGCTGATGGTGCGCGGCGAGGACCTCGACGTCGAGCTGACGGTCGCACTCCGCGTCAAGGCCGGTCCCGGGGCGGCGCCACGGATCGTTGGCAGCGCCGGCATTCGCCGCGGGCAGGTCACGGTGCTGGGCAATGCTTATCAGGTCGAACACGCCGTCGCGCGCTTCTCGGGACGCGAGCCGATCGATCCCTCGCTCGACGTGCGGCTGCGGCGCGAGTTCGCTGAGGGGACGGTCTCGATCGTCCTCCGCGGCACGCTCGCGCAGCATGAACTGATCTTGAGCAGCGAACCGCCGAGCTACGATCAGTCGCAGCTGCTCAGCCTGATCTTGACCGGCAGGCTCGATCCCCGCGCCGGCGAATCCGGGGGCGACAAGGCCCTGGCGCTCGCCTCGGCGGTGGCGCAGGCGGTCTTCGGACTGCTCGCCAAGCAGGTCGCGGGCAAGGTCGGGATCGATGTCACCCGGGTCGGCGTCTCGCAGACGCAGGACGAGAAGAAGAGCGAGGCTCGCCTGCGCGCGGAGGCGGAGATCGGCAAGTACCTCACGCGTCGGCTCTACGTCGCCTATCGCCGCGTCTTCGGCGCGGCGGAGACCGAGAACGCCAACGAGGCCCTGGGCGAGTACCGCATCTCCGCGCGCTGGCTCCTGATGGCGCTCTTCGGCGATCGCGGCGTGGGCAACCTCGACCTAGCCTGGACCTATCGCTACTAG